Proteins from a single region of Salipiger sp. H15:
- the fabA gene encoding bifunctional 3-hydroxydecanoyl-ACP dehydratase/trans-2-decenoyl-ACP isomerase produces MADYPTSFGKEDLLKCARGELFGPGNAQLPAPPMLMMDRITEISSDGGLHGKGHVVAEFDITPDLWFFDCHFPGNPIMPGCLGLDGLWQLTGFNLGWRGWLGRGYALGVGEVKLTGMVRPDRKMLTYKVDFTKAVQTRRLTMGVADGIVEADGEVIYQVKDMKVALSES; encoded by the coding sequence ATGGCCGATTATCCCACCAGCTTCGGCAAGGAAGATCTTCTGAAATGCGCGCGCGGCGAGCTGTTCGGACCGGGCAATGCGCAGCTTCCCGCGCCGCCCATGCTGATGATGGATCGCATCACCGAGATTTCTTCGGACGGTGGCCTGCACGGCAAGGGGCATGTGGTCGCGGAATTCGACATCACGCCCGACCTCTGGTTCTTCGACTGCCACTTCCCCGGCAACCCGATCATGCCCGGCTGCCTCGGCCTTGACGGGCTCTGGCAGCTGACCGGCTTCAACCTCGGCTGGCGCGGCTGGCTGGGCCGCGGCTACGCTCTCGGCGTGGGCGAGGTGAAGCTGACCGGCATGGTCCGCCCGGACCGCAAGATGCTGACCTACAAGGTCGATTTCACCAAGGCCGTGCAGACCCGCCGGCTGACCATGGGTGTCGCCGACGGCATCGTCGAGGCGGATGGCGAAGTCATCTACCAGGTCAAAGACATGAAAGTCGCTCTTTCCGAGAGCTGA
- the irrA gene encoding iron response transcriptional regulator IrrA: MTSDAIQRGSDWLNQAGLRPTRQRVALAALLMGDGRHRHVTAESLFAAAQAEGESVSLATVYNTLRAFCDVGLIQEVTVDGSRSYFDTNTHDHPHFFWEDDGHLTDAPSEDLIIAKLPKAPDGAEIASVDVVIRLRRK, encoded by the coding sequence ATGACTTCCGACGCCATCCAGAGGGGCAGCGACTGGTTGAACCAGGCAGGGCTGAGGCCGACGCGGCAGCGCGTGGCGCTCGCGGCGCTGCTCATGGGCGACGGCAGGCACCGCCATGTCACCGCCGAAAGCCTCTTCGCCGCGGCCCAGGCCGAGGGCGAGAGCGTGTCGCTGGCCACGGTCTACAACACGCTGCGCGCCTTCTGCGACGTCGGGCTGATCCAGGAAGTCACCGTCGACGGCAGCCGCAGCTACTTCGACACCAACACCCATGACCACCCGCATTTCTTCTGGGAAGACGACGGGCATCTGACGGACGCCCCGTCGGAGGACCTGATCATCGCCAAGCTGCCGAAGGCACCAGACGGGGCCGAGATCGCCTCGGTCGACGTGGTGATCCGCCTGCGCCGGAAGTGA
- the miaB gene encoding tRNA (N6-isopentenyl adenosine(37)-C2)-methylthiotransferase MiaB: protein MSQPKKLFIKTYGCQMNVYDSERMVEALGPQGYVETQSPEDADMILLNTCHIREKAAEKVYSELGRLRHLKEEKPGLKIGVAGCVAQAEGREIIRRQPLVDIVVGPQSYHRLPELEARVAQGGRALDTDFPEEDKFEKLAARPKAKRGPTAFLTVQEGCDKFCAFCVVPYTRGAEVSRPAARVLTEARDLVERGVREITLLGQNVNAYHGHEKGLAGLIRDLAKIDGLERIRFTTSHPNDMDDALIAAHAEIGKLMPYLHLPVQSGSDRILKRMNRHHSAESYLRLVERLRAARPDLHLSGDFIVGFPEETEEDFRATLDIVEAVQYGSAFSFKYSERPGTPAAERPQVSEAEKDDRLQRLQALLGRQQRALQDAMVGREVGVLFERSGRHPGQMSGKSDYLHAVHVTGEGLAAGDLRRVRILSSGTNSLKGELV from the coding sequence ATGTCCCAGCCGAAGAAGCTCTTCATCAAGACCTACGGGTGCCAGATGAACGTCTACGACAGCGAGCGCATGGTCGAGGCCCTCGGTCCGCAGGGCTACGTCGAGACGCAGAGCCCGGAAGACGCGGACATGATCCTGCTCAACACCTGCCACATCCGCGAGAAGGCGGCCGAGAAGGTCTATTCCGAACTGGGGCGGCTGCGGCATCTCAAGGAGGAGAAGCCGGGCCTCAAGATCGGCGTCGCGGGCTGCGTCGCCCAGGCAGAGGGGCGCGAGATCATCCGGCGCCAGCCGCTGGTCGACATCGTCGTCGGCCCGCAGAGCTACCACCGCCTGCCCGAGCTCGAGGCGCGGGTGGCGCAGGGCGGGCGGGCGCTCGACACCGATTTCCCCGAGGAGGACAAGTTCGAGAAGCTGGCCGCGCGTCCCAAGGCCAAGCGCGGGCCAACCGCCTTCCTGACCGTGCAGGAGGGCTGCGACAAGTTCTGCGCCTTCTGCGTGGTTCCCTACACCCGCGGCGCCGAGGTCTCGCGCCCTGCCGCGCGCGTGCTCACCGAGGCGCGCGACCTCGTCGAGCGCGGCGTGCGCGAGATCACCCTGCTGGGGCAGAACGTCAACGCCTACCACGGGCACGAGAAGGGGCTTGCCGGGCTCATCCGCGACCTCGCGAAGATCGACGGGCTCGAGCGCATCCGCTTCACCACCTCGCACCCGAACGACATGGACGACGCTCTGATCGCCGCCCATGCCGAGATCGGCAAGCTGATGCCCTACCTGCACCTGCCGGTGCAGTCCGGATCGGACCGCATCCTCAAGCGGATGAACCGCCACCACAGCGCCGAGAGCTACCTGCGGCTGGTCGAGCGGCTGCGCGCGGCGCGGCCCGACCTGCACCTGTCGGGCGACTTCATCGTCGGCTTCCCTGAAGAGACCGAGGAGGACTTCCGGGCCACGCTCGACATCGTCGAGGCGGTGCAATACGGCTCGGCCTTCTCCTTCAAGTATTCCGAGCGTCCGGGCACCCCGGCCGCCGAGCGCCCGCAGGTCTCCGAGGCTGAAAAAGACGACCGGCTGCAGCGCCTGCAGGCGCTTCTGGGCCGCCAGCAGCGCGCGCTGCAGGACGCCATGGTCGGCCGCGAGGTCGGCGTGCTCTTCGAGAGGTCCGGCCGCCACCCGGGGCAGATGAGCGGCAAGTCCGACTACCTGCACGCGGTGCACGTGACCGGCGAGGGTCTTGCCGCCGGCGACCTGCGCCGGGTGCGCATCCTTTCCTCCGGCACCAACTCGCTGAAGGGCGAGCTGGTCTGA
- a CDS encoding FAD-binding oxidoreductase, translating to MSRKLTLQSIEPLTHDVHRLVFDRPPGLAFEPGQAMDMALDRDGWREERHPFTMTSLPGEDHLEFVIKSYPESAEGHAGMTARIGRMSPGDSVLVEEPWGAIEDRGDGVFIAGGAGVTPFIAILRRKLEARGTLEGNTLVFSNKAEADIILRGEFEAMPGLKSVFVVTGEEESPHYRERIDGELLAQLVEPGRDLCYVCGPDPMLDDMTGALRGIGVDEARIVTEEFD from the coding sequence ATGAGCCGCAAACTCACACTTCAGTCGATCGAGCCGCTGACCCATGACGTGCACCGCCTGGTGTTCGACCGCCCCCCGGGGCTCGCGTTCGAACCCGGGCAGGCCATGGACATGGCGCTCGACCGCGACGGCTGGCGCGAGGAGCGCCATCCCTTCACCATGACCTCGCTGCCCGGCGAGGACCACTTGGAATTCGTCATCAAGTCCTACCCCGAGAGCGCCGAGGGCCATGCCGGGATGACCGCGCGCATCGGTCGCATGTCGCCCGGCGACAGCGTGCTGGTCGAGGAGCCCTGGGGGGCGATCGAGGACCGGGGCGACGGCGTCTTCATCGCCGGCGGCGCGGGCGTCACGCCCTTCATCGCCATCCTGCGCCGGAAGCTCGAGGCGCGGGGCACGCTCGAGGGCAACACGCTCGTCTTCTCCAACAAGGCCGAGGCGGACATCATCCTGCGCGGGGAGTTCGAGGCGATGCCCGGGCTCAAGTCGGTCTTCGTCGTGACCGGCGAGGAGGAGAGCCCGCACTACCGCGAGCGCATCGACGGGGAGCTCCTGGCGCAGCTGGTCGAGCCGGGCCGGGATCTCTGCTACGTCTGCGGGCCCGACCCGATGCTCGATGACATGACCGGGGCGCTGCGCGGGATCGGGGTGGACGAGGCGCGCATCGTCACCGAGGAGTTCGACTGA